TCTATTTTcggttctttgagaaatctccaaaCTGTTTCCCACAGAGGTTGTGTTAATTTACATtaccaccaacagtgcatgagtgtttccaaaaggaaaaattttactGATGATAAGCAAGACAGTGGAATCTGAGACACTGACTACCTCAGATCTGATGTTGGTCTTAGGTCTCCCTCCTTCAAGAGGGGCCTCTGACCTCTATTGTTTCTTGCAATTAAACCAAGCTGCGGTCCTATAAGATGTGAGCTGATGCCAAAAGAACAAAGACAGGGGTTGTCAAACTTAGCAAATAAGAATACAAGATGCCCAGTTTGTTCATTCTAAGTATGCCCAGTGCAATATTAGGGCTAGacccatactttaaaaaaaaaattcattgatctgaaattcaaattcaactGGGAATCCTGTATTTTCTGACAGCCTTTCCCAAAGATAGAGTGTTTGAACCTGTCCACTAAAAAGGACAGTAACCCCTCAAGAGGCCCCCAAACTTCCCAGAGCCCAGTCTCATCactaaaagaaagacaaaaagacctCGCTCCATCCCCTCCTGCCCCCAGCTGTCCAGATGGGCCCTACCAGTACATCCCTCACCCCATTCCCACTTCAATTCACTCTCTCCTGCCCTTTATACCCACTTGGAGAAAGTCCACTGACAAGGAATACTCAGAGGGTTAATCCTACTGATACCAAGTCACACTTTAACTCATTCCATCCAGACCAAAGATTAAAAGCTGCCCATGGAAGGGTCAGGGGTACAGCAGACCCTGAAAGCTGAGCTTTCTCCGACCCCCGAAGTAAGGAAAAGCTgtaaggagaagggagggacagagcagggagtgaggggaagaaggaggggcAGGCTGCTGTCCCCCCACAGAGCCAGCTCAGACTCAGCTCTAGCAGCAACCCAGCTGCAGAGGCACCGGCAGCCCTGCTCCTCCAGAGAAGGACGGCAGGCAAACAGACAGACAGAGGTCCCGGGACTAGAAGGCCTCAGCTCCTAACAGCTCGGCCGGGCCTGGCCCCATGGCCTTCAATGACCTCCTGAAGCAAGTGGGGGGCGTCGGCCGCTTCCAGCAGATCCAGGTCACCCTGGTGATCCTCCCCCTGCTCCTGATGGCCTCCCACAACACCCTGCAGAACTTCACTGCTGCCATCCCCACCCACCACTGCCGCCCACCTGCCTACGCCAACCTCAGCAAGGATGGGGGACTGGAGGCCTGGCTGCCCCAGGACCAGCGAGGGCGAAGGGAATCCTGCCTCCACTTCACCTCCCCGCAGTCAGGACCGCCCTTCCCCAATGGCACAGAGGCCAACGGCACAGGGGCAACTGAGCCCTGCACCAATGGCTGGATCTATGACAACAGCACCTTCCCATCCACCATCGTGACTGAGGTGAGGACCTGGGGTTCCCCACTCCATGGGCCATGCAGGCTCTGCCTTCCCCTCTGAGACAGACAGacggatacacacacacagagtctcaAGTTTTCCAGGGGCCAAGATAGGAAGATGGAGAAAGGGATTCAAGATGgaggcctttttaaaaaagacatatgcaggcggtgcctgtggctcagtgggctgagtgccggccccatataccaaggggggtgggtttgaacccggccccggccaaaccgcaacaaaaaaatagctgggggttgtggtgggcgcctttagatccagttacttgggaggctaagaatcatcacctaagcccaggagttggaggttgctgtgagctatgataccacagcactctaccgagaataataaaagtgagactctgtctctaaagggaaaaaaaaaaagtatatatgcattttaaaaaatgctgagttaaaaaaaaaatgctctgagCTCCTGGGACCAGGGAGGGACACAGCAGGGAAAGTACCAGGGAAAAGAGTGACCTGGACCCCTGAGGACCAGCCCACCCCcctggaggaggggagaggcaCTCCCTGCAGCCACTCTGCCATCTCTGCCTGACCCTTGCTCCTGCTCCCACAGTGGGACCTCGTGTGCTCGCACAGGGCCTTACGCCAGCTGGCCCAGTCCTTGTACATGGTGGGGGTGCTGCTCGGAGCCATGATGTTCGGCTACCTGGCAGACAGGTCAGTCCTGGGAGGGGCCCAAGGCTGGGCCTGGGAGCTCCATGGCTGCAGGCTCCTCAGGAGACCTAAGGGGAGGTTGGGATTCCCAGCTGAGGATCTATAGCACCAGCCTCAGAATACCTCAGAGGTCCCCCAAAGACCCCCAGGCTGCACCCAGGGCAAGCCTTCCTCTCCCAGCCCGGCCTAGCACCCGTCAGTCCTCAGCCCCTGCTGCAGATATCCCCTCCCCTCACAGGTTGGGCCGCCGGAAGGTGCTGATCTTGAACTATCTGCAGACAGCTGTGTCAGGGACCTGCGCGGCCTTCGCACCCAACTTCCCTGTCTACTGTGCCTTCCGGCTCCTCTCCGGCATGTCTCTGGCCAGCATCGCCCTGAACTGCATGACGTTAAGTGAGGGATGCTTCCTGCTCACTCCCCTCTGCCCATCCAGCCCAGCAGCCTCTCTGCAGCTGCTCTCCCAGCCCACCCCTCCTGAGCCATGCCTGCCCTCTACCCTTGCTCTGGGGTCTGCCCTTCTAGCCAATAGAGCAACCTTTTTCTCAGGCTCGTGCCATCCTGACCCCTCCTTTAGAGACAGGATTGCAAATTCCGTTGAAAGAGGCAGCAGCTCATGTACATGCCTGAAGCAGACCAAGCACAGGAGGCATTAGTGAGGGGTGAGAACTGTATCCAAAGGACAGACACACCCTCCCAGAGGCCACAGACACTCTGATGCTCCAGTCGGGGGGTCCTAGGGCTGTTAGATCTTCCTCCTCATTTTGGATTAATGTAAAATATCCCAGTTTTTTAATGTTTGCAATTAACTGTAAAGCCAGCATCATGCAGACCAGACACATTTATGCACTGAGTCAGTTCTATCCCTGGGCAGCCTCTGATAGGTCACCCTCCTTCCCCCAGTTTCTCAGATGAAGGACCTAAGGctcaggagaagggaaaggatTTATCCAAGGTCATCCCTCAAGCCCAGAAGAGAATCTAAGGATTTGGGATTCGCTAAACTAAAGAAATTAACAGGGATTGGGCTAAGGTGTGGGCAGGACACATAATGAATCCAAGCCACTGCCCCAGTATCTGAGTCAAGAGCCCACCAAGAACAGAGCTGGGCCTCTGCAGACCACAGCAGAGAGGTGGTCCTGCTCTTACCTTGATGTTCCAGGATGGAGGAAAACCACTGCCTCCTCCAAGCCACTCTGCCCGCTGAGGGTAGACTCCATCCCAGCAGGGGAAGGAGGTCATGCCGAGGACTTGTTGAGTGGTCCAACAGGCACTGAAAGGAAAGGGGGCTGTAGCCAAGAGAGCAGCCTGAGGAGGAGCAAAAAAAATATTAGGAGTACGGAGGGGGTAGTTCCTGTGGATTCTGAGCccacctccccatccctccctccacccaaagtGCCCAGTACCCTGGCACCCAGTCTCACGTGGTACATCTTCCACTGATCCTTAGGACAGACCGAGGTCTGGATGGAGAGAGGGGCCTTTTCCTGCCCAGCAGCCCAGTTGGTTGCACCACCCTGTTCCAACCCTCTTTTCAGATGTGGAGTGGATGCCCATCCACACGCGGGCCTGTGTGGGCACCTTGACTGGCTACGTCTACAGCCTGGGCCAGTTCCTCCTGGCCGGCGTGGCCTATGCTGTGCCCCACTGGCGCCACCTGCAGCTGCTAGTCTCTGTGCCTTTTTTCGCCTTCTTCGTTTACTCCTGGTGAGTGGGGCCCAGCACAGGAAGCAGTTGCCACAGGACAGGACATCTCCCAGAACTCAACATACAATCCACCCCACAGAATCAGAGAAGGTCAGAGCCAGAAGGTCACAATCAGTCTGATGCCTCAGTGTGACAGATGGGAAACCGAGGCTGTGAGGAGAAGGCTTTGCCCCAGATGTGCAATTCTCTGCCTCCCCTCACCTCTCTAGGCTGCCTGCACTGCCCCCTGCCCAGCTCCCAAGAGCTGAGCTTCTGGGTTGGAGAATGGGTTGTCACCAAGCTGGGCACTGCCTTGTGGTCCCAGAGAGGGACTTGGCAAGGTTCCTGGGCTCCTAACCTTGAACAAAGTCCCACTGCAGGCCCCAGAAAACCTGCCCCAACTCATGGGAACTGAAGCCATGCTCACagcccccaccctccctcccaggTTCTTCATCGAGTCGGCCCGCTGGTACTcctcctctgggaggctggaCCTTACCCTGAAGGCCCTGCAGAGAGTGGCCCAGATCAATGGGAAGCAGGAAGAAGGGGCCAAGCTGAGTATGGAGGTGAGACCCCCTGAGACTTCCCATGACAGCCCCAAGCCCCAAACGCAGGACCCAGGGTCCAGGAGGTGTCCTTGACTAAGTTGTTAGGCCAGGGAAAGCCCAGGCCCTGAGCCCTGCCTGTCCCAGCAGGTGCTCCAGGCCAATCTGCAGAAGGAGCTGACGGTGGGCAAAGGCCAGGCCTCGGCCACTGAGCTGCTGCGCTGCCCGGTCCTGCGCcgcctcttcctctgcctctccaTGCTGTGGTAGGCCCGGACAGACAAACTGAcagacagggagacagacagagatAATAAGCTGGCTGGGGAGGGAGCAGACACAATGGGTGGCAGAGGCCAGACAAGAGGGAGGAAAAGTCATCAGTCCTCTCTGAGCAGCAGTAATCTCGTGGCAGGGAGAGTCCTGAAGAACCAGGCACTCTCCGGGCTCAACTCAGCCCAAGTCTCCAAACTGAACACCTATCCCTCACCTTCTTCTCCGTTCACCAACCCTGTTCCAATGATGGAAACATCTCATCAGAACCAGTGGCCTCCAGAGTCTAAAGAATGACATCATGGAGGCAGAGACCAGTCTGGCTTGCAAAATATGTGGAGACATTACTCACTCTATGATGCCTGCCAGAAACACAGGCACAGGCAATAAGAGGACTAAAACTTATCTCCAAAAGAACACTTTGGTGAAGGCTGATCTAAGCCAAAAATCTTCCTTTCCCTTTGCAACACTCCCTATCATCCTTCCTTCCTATCACCACAGTACTCCCTGGCGGTAAAGGGAAGTGTGGGTCAGAAAGAACAATCCTGACTATGAATTCTTTGTTTACAACATGGGATTTACTCTCAGTTGTGAGTTCTATCCAATAATGTGAGCTACATTTTGTGTCTTAAAAAGCACAACACTCATCCCAGGACCATGGACAGGTCCCAGAAGGTTCTTGGTTCAGATACGCCCTGCTCTTCCTCAGCCCAGCATACTAGATAAGATAAAGACTAAAACTATGTAAATCCTACATAGTAACTAAGCGAAAAATCCCCAGTACACTGGGGACCTTAGTTATCAGAAGATTTGGAAATTTAGAGCATTAGAAGACTACCCAAATATTTAAACTATGCAGTTTAAGCATACATTTAACTATTTGAAGGAATATTAGCCACAGTACATTCCAGCTCCTTAAGCAGGGTACCCAATATAGCTCATCCCTGTTTTGAAAGAGCACCCTCCAAGACTCCTTAATAAACTGCATACCCCTCACCCCACTCCCCAAACTAGGTTTGCCACCAGCTTCGCCTACTATGGGCTGGTCATGGACCTGCAGGGCTTTGGAGTCAGCATGTACCTAATCCAGGTGATCTTTGGTGCTGTGGACCTGCCTGCCAAGCTTGTGTGCTTCCTTATCATCAACTCCCTGGGTCGCCGGCCTGCCCAGATGGCCTCACTACTTCTGGCAGGCATCTGCATCGTGGTCAATGGGGTAGTACCCCAGGGTGAGTACCCAGGGACACCTGGGCCCCTCATCCTAGCCCCATCCCCACACACAACCCAAACTCTCAGAAGCGAGGAAGCCAATTCCTCCAAGCCCCCACTCCCaatctcccctcctttctctctagaCCAGTCCATTGTCCGAACCTCCTTTGCTGTTCTGGGGAAGGGCTGCCTGGCTGCCTCCTTCAACTGCATCTTCCTGTATACTGGAGAATTGTACCCCACAATGATCCGGTTAGTGGGAACCTTCTGGGCAGGGGTGTCTTGAGTAAAGACATTCTCCTGTGAACAAGTGAGACCCCAGAGCATAGTCCAGTGCACCCCAACCGAAAGGCCCCTCCTCACTCTCACCAGCACAAGCTCCTCAACACATACTTCGTGGCCTTGCTAACATGGGTGTGGCTCCAAGCACTTGCCTGACACCAGAAGATCTTACTGGAGCAGGGTAGGGAGCTGAGAAGACACATCCCAGGGGCAATGAATGGTAGTACTCCCTCAATTTCCAAAGCACAAGTTAGAAGCTGCCACCAAATCTACATTCTATCTATAAACCAAGTGGTACATCTGCAAGCCAAGACCACAAACATGAAAACAATTTCCTGTCACAGAAGCCACACCTGATAGTACACCAAAAGTAGGGACAAACATACAATTACTTTTTTGACTGCCAAGATGATAGGAAGGGTATTTTGCAGAAACAAGATTTTGTGACCGGGATATAAAATTCACATAAGATGTTAATGAAATGTCAGGCTTTCCTAGGTTATTTGGAAAGAAAACCCGGAGGGGTCATGGTTACTGCCCTGTGTCCTTATGGGATTTTAGGGGAAAGAACAATAACACAAAGCATTATTATaaactatgtgccaggcagtatCTTAAACTTTTTACACATATTAACTCACGTAATCCTCATAGCAAGCCATGAGGtaggtactaccctgtttccccgaaaataagacagtgtcttattttaaggtgtgctcccaaagatgcgctaggccttattttcaggggacatcttagctttcctgtaagtaggtcttattttcagaggatgtcttattttcgggaaaacagggtattattattattcccattttacaaatgtgaaacCAGGGCCACAGGAAGCTTACGTGACTtctccaagatcacacagccagagAATGGTGAAGAATGCATTTTGAACCCCAAACCCCAAGCAGTTTGTCTCCTGAGTCAATAGTTTCAAACTCTTCTTTCATACAGAATGTTCTTAACATGTTCTCAACAAGCAGATTCCAACCTCTTCCCCTAAGGATTCTAATCCAATAGGTCGATGTGGGGCTTGGGCAACTGACAAAGCATCCTGTGATCTGAGAACCATCTATCTAACTCCACTGTCTCATTTGACAAcgaaggaaactgagacccagagagggaaCAGGGtttgaccaaggtcacacagcaaattaAGGGCAGAGGCGAAATTCTAATCTCAGGTCTCTGATTCTCTGCCAAGAGCTTTTTCCagcatctctttttttaaaaattaccggAACAAATGCCCAATTGGATTGCTAGTCAAATGAAGAAAGAGGTACCAGGGGCACCCTAAGGTACCTGAGCTGTTTCCCCCCAGACATGGCCAGCCCCTCAGTACTCATGCCAGAATCCTAACCACCCCCACCCACGGCCCACAGGCAGACAGGCATGGGGATGGGCAGCACAATGGCCCGCGTGGGCAGCATCGTGAGCCCACTGGTGAGCATGACCGCCGAGCTCTACCCCTCCGTGCCGCTCTTTATCTTCGGCGCTGTTCCCGTGGCCGCAAGCGCCGTCGCTGCCCTTCTGCCGGAGACTCTGGGCCAGCCACTGCCGGATACAGTACAGGACCTGGATAGCAGGTGGGCTCCCGCCCAAAGAGGAACAGTGACTCACCCTAGGTCACGCCTGCAGGCGGGGGTAGCACTGAGACTCAAGCTCAGGCTTCCTCTTCCAGACCAGAGCTCTTTGTCCCTTTATCCACAGTTGGCAGAGACTCTTTTAGAATCCTTCCTGAGGCTCCCAGCTCCAGGGAACAGTAGATGCTTGGGGCAAAGAGCAGGTGTCTGGGAATAGCTGAGTGGAGAGCCCCTGAGGAGCCCCCAGCTCCTAGCCCTAATCCGAAGGCCACATACCCAGTGTACTGCTGTCCCCTGCCCCCCAGGaggaaagggaaactgaggcgaCAGCAACAAGAACAACAGAAGCACATGGTTCCACTCCGGGCCTCAGCACAAGAGAAGACTGGACTCCAGGACTGAGAAGGAGCCTTACAGGGCCCTAAAGGGAGTGAGGGTGCTCCGGTCCGGGGCCACTCACAcaaggagggggaaagggagatggTGGCCCAAGGATGGGGGCTGTGGTTCTGGGAAGTATctccccaggggtcctcctccCTGAACAGACCCCGGCAAGACCTCATTAAAAGGTTCGGTTGCATGCAGTGTCTCCCCATGTTTCTCTTGTCACAAATGGAACAGCCACTCCACACCCCCAGACAGCTTTCAGCCCAAAAGGTTATGCTGTACCTtcccaccccctccacccccaggacTTTATAAACCATCCAGTTAGAAAGGACTCTCTTGCCTTGGgcctcctctctgtccctctttcccttcctcctttctcccccctcttctAACCTACTCAAATATTCCTGTAAGTTTTAGCTAAATACCTATGCCCCTCCCTTCCCAGCTAGACCAGAAATTCACGAGGGACTGACTGAAATGAAGGCAGCTAATCAGGGGCTTTGTTTCAGACTCCTCCCCCTCTGTGAGAGCAGGTGGGAACCTTGGCAAAGGAAGGATAAAGGGTAACAGCTCTAAAGTCAGAATGTTGGCCTCCCTCTAGTCAGGAGGCTGGACTCACTAGCATCCAGCAGGATCCAGACTCCAAACCAGTTTGCCACCTCCAGCTTTGAGGGAGCCTGCTAGCTAACATAATCCTGCCCGCTGCTCTTcctgagctttctttttttttaatttcagtgtgcttgttcattcttctttgtttgaagtactccttttttgttgattttcttctttctcctgtggtgctggctgtttttgatgttgttagtagagacggggtcttactctggctcactgctgtcacatacaggtctcgaacctctaagctcaggcaatccacccacctgggcctcccacagcgctgggactacaggcgtgagccaccacgcccagccttccTGAGCTTTCTTTGTGCTCTGCCTCCTATGGGCCCTGAGCTagtggaagggagagaagagagaaaggggagtGAAGAACACAGCCAGCCAGAGCCAGCACTGAGTGCTAACTATGTGACGCATGCTGTCCTAAGCAACtgacatgtattaactcatttaatcctcccagaaACCCTCTggaggtactattattattccccatttcacagataaagcaattaaagcacagagaggttaagtaacttgcccaagctcACAAAGCTAGTAAATTGTACAGTCAGGATGAGAATCCAGAGAATCTGGCACCAGAATATGAGTGCCTGACCCCTCTACTGCTCAGGGCTGCAAGACACTTTCACCCTCAGGGCCCagcttctccttcttcctcctagTCTGACAAAAAGGGAGGAGAATGGGAAGGAGGAAGTGGATGTGGGAGGACCCATGTGAAAGGAGGGATGGATGGCAATTTAGGGGTTACCATCGGGAAAAGACCAAAATGTCCAGCACCTGTGTCAGCTGAGCAGCTCAACTCAGAAAAAGCCTGGGGTAGTGCAGAAAAAAGCAgccctggctgggctcagtgcctcacacttataatcccagcactttgtgaggccaaaggaagaggattgcttcaggccaggagtttgagaccagcctgagcaaaagccagatcccgtctctacaaaatctagaaaaattagctagacatggcggtgcacacctgtagtcctagctacttggaaggctgaggcaggaggactgcttgagcccaggagttatagtgagctatgatcattgCACCCCAGCCTATACAACacggcaagaccttgtctcaaaagaaaagaaaagaaaaagccctaTTAGCACAACAGGTGGCAAAAGTGAAGCCTGCCATGAGCTTCCATAAATATGACTGCCCAGCCATGCATGTCTGCTGACAAACTGCTATAACCACTGGAACCAATTCCCCAGCAGCTGACCTGCACCCCAACCCCTCATCCCCCAGAGAAATTCCACATTCTCAAGCTATATGCATTGCCTTCCAGATGGGACCCTGGGGCCCAGACTGAGTCAAGGCAATCTGGAGAGGAGAGCTGGCCTGGAGAGCCTCTGAAAAACCCATGAGGTCCTGTTAGAGCTGGCAGCAGCTCAGACAGCAGGACTCTTAGGACAAATCTGGGCAGAGCTATTGCTTTGCTACATTCTGATGCTTTGCCACAAGGTCCTACCCTCAGCCAACTTGATAGGCCCTTGGTGGCCACTCTCATTTCCTGGCCAGGATGGCACACTTAGGAGCATACTTGactgcctggccctggccaagtaCTCACCAGAAGCCACTTTCTCAGAGCTCTACGCTATCACCCCAGATCCCAACCTGGCTTCCTTCCACTCCAAGCCCCTCCCTTAggttcttctccctccctccccaggagTTTACCTAACCCTTCAGCAAACAGTTGCCTAACCGAGGAAGCTTCATATCATGTGGTGGGCTAAATAATGGGCCTCCTAATCCTTGggacctgtgaatatgttaccttgcAGGGGTGTCctaccttttggcttctctgggccacattggaagaagaattgtTTTGAGccacacatgaaatacacaaacattaataaaAGCTAAGTTCAggtagcacccatagctcagtggttaggacgccagccacatacaccgaggctggcgggttcaaacctggcctgggcctgctaaacaacaatgacaactgcaacaacaacaaaaaaagtcatctgttgtggcaggcacctgtagtcccacctacttgggaggctgaggcaagagaatcacttaagtccaagagtttgaggttgctgtgagctgcgatgccacagtactctaccgcgggtgacaaaaaaaaatttttttattaaataaataaataaaagctaagtttgtgcataatttttatgatacctgacaccacagataaataaaaaagtcCTAACACAGTCCATGTggggcccatgggccacaggttagACACCCCTGGATGATAAAAGGGATTTTGCGGATATAATTAAATAAAGGACTTTAAGGTAGAAGATTATCCCAGATTATCTGGAGAGGGGCCAGTGGAGAGGCCAGATGTGATGACAATAGTACTTACAGGAGAGAGGCAGGGTCAGAGTGGACCAGATGTAACAACAGAAGCAAAAGATTGGAGATGCAAGCAGggactaaataaaaaataatatgttcaaGTCAAGACAGAGACCATAAGCCTCGGTTAATTCTTACCAAGTAAAAATAACTTCTGATCATTCAAACTACTAAATAAATGACATTTGtgttgtccaaaaaaaaaaaaggcagaagaagaGATCACAGACCAAGAAATGCAAATGGCCCTGTAACAGCTGAAAAAGGCAGGGAGTGGATTCTCACCTGAAGCCTGCAGAAGGAACTCAGCCCTGATGACATACTGATTTTAgactctgacctccagaactagaAGAGAGTAAATTTGCTCTGTTTTCAGCCACTAAGTTTGTAACAATTTATTAACAACAGGAAATTGATACACAACCTTTGTCCTCAGACTCCTCCAGGGAGGCCCCTGGAGAGTCTACTTTCCCTTGCACTGTATTTTTGGTGGGGACAGTGTAGTAAGGTCTAAATCACCATAGGCCTCACCACTCCTATTGTCTTACATCCTGTCAGATTCACAGGTTGAGTTTTAAGTTTGGGACTCCTATGCTCCTCTCTGCTAAACTCTCCCCACCATCACCACTTAGATGTTTGAAATTTGTGGAAGGAAAAATTTTTGTCGTAGGTACAGGGAGCAAAAGGAAAATACTGGAAGGATTCCATTGCCCCATTGCATGTCCTTTCTCAAGAAAACCATCTGTGATGTTCTCTGAGATGTGACTGTCTCCATGTGGTCCGGATTGTAGTCATAGAACAGAGCTGACTCATTTGCAGCATGCTGAAGTAATACGTTCTAGATGAACTTGAGGCTCAGTTTTCTTGGCCAGTTCTGGTAAGGTCTGAGTCTGCTTCTCCTAAACTCCTCACTGAACAGTAGCCCATATCCCAGTAGAAACTGCCATGTGAGCCTCACCCATAAAGAAATCAAGCAGCCTGCAAGGGCCTGAGTAAGTCAGGGTTTAGATTGAGGGAGCAGACAATGTTGCCTCTGGATAGGATGTTGGGAACTGTGGCAGCTTCTCTAGAGAGAAGCCGGAGCAAGGACTAAGGCAACAAGTAAGGATCAcgaaataaaaaaactgaattcATCTGGGGTTTGGTGATTTAACCTACTGATTAAAATCAATCCTGACGTTACCTACCTCTACTCTGATTGTTACATGTGATCATTTCTATTTAATCCTTCTTATACTTTAAGGCCTAAAGTTTAAGTCATTGTGACTTGGTTTTTCTGTGATTTGCAGTCAAAGATCTTGTATTGTTACAGCCTTGTTGAAATACAACAATCAGTTGCTCATTTACAGAGGACAATTTCATGAGTTTTGACAGAAGCATACATCCATGAAGCCATTACTACAATCAAAACAATAaatgtaaccatcaccaccaaaAATTTTCTCCTGCCCCCTCTTTGTGTGATCATGCCCTTCCATTTCTCCTGAACAAGTATCAAGGAGTAGAATGTAAAAGCCCGGCtcatggctcatgtctgtaatcccagcactcggggaggctgcggcgggtggattgcctgagctcacaggtttaagaccagcctgagccagagagagacccatctctaaaaatagctgggtgtcatggcgggcgcctgtagtcccagcaacgtgggaggttgaggcaagagaatcactcaagcccaagaatttgaggttgctgtgagatgtgacaccacagaactctatggagggcaagaaagtgagactctgtttcaaaattaaaaaaaaaaaaaaaaaaaaagcgtagaATGTAAGctatatgtttaacttttaaagaaatagccaaacagggccaggcaccatggctcacacctgtaatcctagcactccgggaggccaaggtaggtggattgcctaaactcacgagttcaagaccatcctgagcaaaagcaagaccctgtctctactaaaaatagagaactggctcggcacctatagctcagcggctagggagccagccacatacaccagggctggcgtgtttgaacccagcccaggcctgccagacaacaactacaacaaaaaaatagccaggcattgtggcaggtgcctgtagtcccagctacttgggaggctgaagcaagagaatcacttaagccaaagagtttgaggttgctgtgagctgtgatgtcacagcactctactgagggcgacataatgagaccctgctccaaaaaattaaaaaaaaaaatagaaaactgaggcaagaggatcatttgagcccaagggggaggttgctatgagctatgataacatggcagtctacccagagcaacagcgtgaaactctgtctcaagaaaaaaaaaaaaagaaagaaagaaatacccaaaCAATTTTCTATGTGGTTgtaacattttacattcctaccagtagTATAGGAGAATTCCCGTTGTTCTAAATGTTTGCCATCACTTGATATGATCAATATTTTTAGGCTgttcacagtggctcatgcctttaaccTTAGTactttggtaggccaaggcaggaggatccc
This is a stretch of genomic DNA from Nycticebus coucang isolate mNycCou1 chromosome 14, mNycCou1.pri, whole genome shotgun sequence. It encodes these proteins:
- the SLC22A6 gene encoding solute carrier family 22 member 6; the encoded protein is MAFNDLLKQVGGVGRFQQIQVTLVILPLLLMASHNTLQNFTAAIPTHHCRPPAYANLSKDGGLEAWLPQDQRGRRESCLHFTSPQSGPPFPNGTEANGTGATEPCTNGWIYDNSTFPSTIVTEWDLVCSHRALRQLAQSLYMVGVLLGAMMFGYLADRLGRRKVLILNYLQTAVSGTCAAFAPNFPVYCAFRLLSGMSLASIALNCMTLNVEWMPIHTRACVGTLTGYVYSLGQFLLAGVAYAVPHWRHLQLLVSVPFFAFFVYSWFFIESARWYSSSGRLDLTLKALQRVAQINGKQEEGAKLSMEVLQANLQKELTVGKGQASATELLRCPVLRRLFLCLSMLWFATSFAYYGLVMDLQGFGVSMYLIQVIFGAVDLPAKLVCFLIINSLGRRPAQMASLLLAGICIVVNGVVPQDQSIVRTSFAVLGKGCLAASFNCIFLYTGELYPTMIRQTGMGMGSTMARVGSIVSPLVSMTAELYPSVPLFIFGAVPVAASAVAALLPETLGQPLPDTVQDLDSRRKGKLRRQQQEQQKHMVPLRASAQEKTGLQD